A single region of the Lysinibacillus sp. B2A1 genome encodes:
- a CDS encoding ATP-dependent helicase DinG: MMESQKYAIVDLETTGHSPANGDRMIQIAIVIMKDWQIERTFTKFINPGKTIPPFIQDLTHITDKDVKDALPFEAHADYIYELLAECVFVAHNADFDLSFLQAEFKRAGLSKWQGKKMDTVELAKILFPTSLSFKLGDLAADLNIPLANAHRADDDALATAELFKYCWKELLALPQLTLEQMHKRSFRLKSNISQLFFEALQIKRQHVTGNENVSYYRNLAICDGRKQQTSNAEIVSFPQTAAEKTLLMAKTMSNFEERPAQFDMMDTIWQALNAKKECVIEASTGIGKTVAYLLPAILYAQAVNKKIAISTYTSHLQEQLVEEELPKIEKILGTKVNIAVLKGMQHYIDVVRFEQCMAYADESYDDTFTILQILVWLTKTETGVLSELNVSGGGQLFIEKIRKMPDEKVSRGFDFYEQALKNSETADCIVTNHSMVLSDLVRQTPIFTQIDGWIIDEAHQFIQATMQQDEIVFSYTQWKYIFGQIGTMEETALFQQFSHAAKKRQLVPMQSLQRLDAQFIRLQRTFDETVQRAVFQMQQQIKRKQASSKYTLFLEDVPLVKEPLLKVSKLTQQWLDLATEVGQIFENNIEQLHNNELYLLSEWHYWIREMKVKIAEWEEIFLSPQTENSVWLEFDVRSVPGSLHAFKKPVNVTPIIEKVLAPLRKQASIIWTSGTLTVPGNERFVTRQLGIADSVEVTKLQAPPAYYAGAKAFIVTDMPDIQLVSQDEYIEAVAHAITRTVRMTEGRCFVLFTAQDMLRKTVELIQDSELLEDYMLFAQGVTGGSRMRILKSFQKFSHAVLFGTNSFWEGVDVPGDALASVIVVRLPFSSPEEPVFKARAKHITAQGRNSFNELSLPEAIMRFKQGFGRLIRSSQDKGAFIILDRRITTKSYGKEFIKALPPIDVKKLQLPELLKELNHWQK, encoded by the coding sequence ATGATGGAAAGTCAAAAATATGCAATTGTTGATTTGGAGACAACTGGTCATTCTCCAGCAAATGGGGACCGAATGATTCAAATAGCCATTGTAATTATGAAAGATTGGCAAATTGAGCGTACCTTTACAAAATTTATTAATCCTGGTAAAACCATTCCGCCTTTTATTCAGGATTTAACGCATATTACGGATAAGGATGTAAAGGATGCATTGCCGTTTGAGGCACATGCCGACTACATATATGAACTGCTTGCTGAATGTGTGTTTGTCGCACATAATGCAGATTTTGACTTATCCTTTTTACAAGCAGAATTTAAGCGTGCTGGCTTATCGAAATGGCAGGGCAAAAAGATGGATACGGTTGAACTTGCCAAAATCTTGTTTCCAACGTCACTAAGCTTTAAGCTAGGTGATTTAGCAGCAGATTTAAATATACCCTTAGCGAATGCACATCGCGCGGATGATGATGCCCTGGCAACGGCCGAGCTTTTTAAATATTGCTGGAAGGAGCTACTCGCACTTCCACAGCTAACCCTAGAGCAAATGCATAAACGATCATTTAGATTAAAATCAAATATATCCCAACTGTTTTTTGAGGCTCTTCAAATTAAACGTCAGCATGTAACAGGTAATGAAAATGTTTCCTACTACCGAAACTTAGCTATATGCGATGGGCGAAAACAGCAAACTAGCAATGCGGAAATTGTATCTTTTCCACAAACAGCAGCTGAAAAAACATTGTTAATGGCAAAGACTATGTCAAACTTTGAGGAAAGACCTGCACAATTTGACATGATGGATACCATTTGGCAGGCTTTGAATGCAAAAAAGGAATGTGTCATTGAAGCCTCCACAGGTATTGGTAAAACAGTGGCCTATTTATTACCTGCGATTTTATATGCGCAAGCAGTGAATAAAAAAATCGCTATAAGCACATATACCTCACACTTACAGGAGCAGCTTGTAGAGGAGGAGCTACCAAAGATCGAAAAAATTCTTGGTACAAAAGTCAATATTGCGGTTTTAAAGGGGATGCAGCATTATATTGATGTTGTACGCTTTGAGCAATGTATGGCCTACGCAGATGAATCCTATGATGATACTTTTACGATTTTACAAATTTTGGTTTGGCTTACTAAAACCGAAACAGGTGTCCTGAGTGAGCTCAATGTTTCAGGTGGAGGGCAATTATTTATCGAGAAAATCCGTAAAATGCCTGATGAAAAAGTATCACGGGGCTTTGATTTCTATGAGCAAGCATTAAAAAATAGTGAGACCGCTGACTGTATTGTGACCAATCATTCTATGGTGCTCAGTGATTTAGTACGACAAACACCAATCTTTACTCAAATTGATGGCTGGATTATTGATGAAGCCCATCAATTTATTCAAGCTACTATGCAGCAGGATGAAATTGTCTTCTCCTATACGCAGTGGAAGTATATTTTTGGTCAAATTGGCACAATGGAGGAAACTGCTTTATTTCAGCAATTTAGTCATGCTGCTAAGAAAAGACAACTAGTCCCTATGCAAAGCTTACAGCGATTAGATGCGCAATTTATTCGCCTGCAACGTACATTTGATGAAACTGTACAACGAGCCGTTTTTCAAATGCAGCAGCAAATCAAAAGGAAACAGGCAAGTAGCAAATACACCTTATTTTTAGAGGATGTGCCACTAGTCAAAGAACCGCTATTAAAGGTGAGCAAGCTTACACAGCAGTGGCTTGATTTAGCAACAGAAGTAGGTCAGATATTTGAAAATAATATTGAGCAATTGCACAATAATGAGCTCTACCTATTATCGGAGTGGCATTATTGGATTCGTGAGATGAAGGTGAAAATTGCTGAATGGGAAGAAATTTTCCTATCCCCTCAGACTGAAAATTCTGTATGGCTAGAATTTGATGTACGAAGTGTTCCGGGCAGTCTTCATGCCTTTAAGAAGCCAGTAAATGTTACGCCGATTATCGAAAAAGTGCTTGCACCGCTTCGTAAGCAGGCAAGTATTATTTGGACTTCAGGAACGTTAACAGTGCCAGGCAATGAGCGGTTTGTGACACGGCAGCTCGGCATTGCTGATAGTGTTGAAGTAACAAAGCTACAAGCACCCCCAGCTTATTATGCCGGTGCCAAGGCCTTTATTGTCACAGATATGCCTGATATTCAACTTGTATCACAGGATGAATATATTGAAGCGGTTGCTCACGCGATTACTCGGACAGTGCGTATGACAGAGGGACGATGCTTTGTCCTTTTTACTGCTCAAGATATGCTTCGTAAAACAGTAGAGTTGATTCAGGATAGTGAACTTCTTGAAGATTATATGCTCTTTGCACAAGGCGTAACTGGAGGCAGTCGCATGCGAATCCTAAAATCATTCCAAAAGTTTAGCCATGCTGTCCTCTTTGGCACCAACAGCTTCTGGGAAGGTGTGGACGTACCAGGAGATGCGCTCGCATCCGTTATTGTGGTACGTTTGCCATTTTCCTCTCCTGAAGAGCCTGTATTTAAGGCACGGGCAAAACATATTACCGCTCAAGGTCGCAATTCCTTTAATGAGTTATCATTACCTGAAGCAATCATGCGCTTCAAACAGGGTTTTGGCCGTCTGATACGCTCATCTCAAGATAAAGGAGCCTTTATCATACTTGATCGCCGCATTACGACAAAATCGTATGGTAAGGAATTTATCAAAGCTTTACCACCGATTGATGTAAAAAAATTACAGCTACCAGAGCTGTTGAAAGAACTGAATCATTGGCAGAAATAA
- a CDS encoding DNA-3-methyladenine glycosylase — protein sequence MNWISQKTFIEIYPPKEFNAQECLIFLKRSNQEVLHRIKNDFLYKLLQIKELTILCQIKLQSNSIKVEFPMQVPSERSHEEIAQYIWEWFDLEKDLNGFYKMAKEDIILKPLVQNYYGLRIIGMPDLFEALVWAISGQQINLTFAYTLKRRFVEQFGESVMFKGETYWLFPTPERIATIQVDDLRQLQFTLRKSQYIIDIAKMMASGQLLKGKLLLKTDYEEMKKYLVTIRGVGAWTADYVLMKCLQQPESFPIADVGLHNALKKQLALNQKPTIEEITSYAKHWTGWQAYATFYLWRSLYDETL from the coding sequence ATGAATTGGATCAGTCAGAAAACCTTTATTGAAATTTATCCACCAAAAGAATTCAATGCTCAAGAGTGTTTAATTTTCTTGAAAAGGTCTAATCAGGAAGTGCTGCATCGGATAAAGAATGACTTTTTATATAAATTGCTGCAAATAAAAGAGCTTACGATTTTATGTCAAATAAAATTACAATCAAACTCAATCAAAGTCGAGTTTCCAATGCAAGTTCCATCTGAAAGAAGTCACGAGGAAATTGCTCAGTATATTTGGGAATGGTTTGATTTAGAAAAAGATTTGAACGGTTTCTATAAAATGGCTAAAGAGGATATTATATTGAAGCCACTTGTACAAAACTATTATGGATTACGCATAATTGGTATGCCTGATTTATTTGAGGCACTCGTATGGGCAATTAGTGGGCAGCAAATTAATTTAACATTCGCGTACACATTAAAGAGAAGATTTGTAGAGCAATTTGGAGAAAGCGTGATGTTTAAGGGAGAAACCTACTGGCTGTTTCCAACGCCTGAGAGGATTGCAACAATTCAGGTGGATGATTTACGTCAATTACAATTTACCCTTAGAAAATCACAATACATTATTGATATCGCTAAGATGATGGCAAGCGGACAATTATTGAAAGGAAAATTACTTTTAAAAACAGACTATGAAGAAATGAAAAAATATTTAGTAACGATTCGGGGAGTCGGTGCATGGACGGCTGATTATGTGCTAATGAAATGCTTACAGCAACCTGAGTCGTTTCCCATTGCTGATGTTGGGCTTCATAATGCTTTAAAAAAGCAATTAGCACTAAATCAGAAGCCAACGATTGAAGAAATAACTAGTTACGCTAAACATTGGACAGGCTGGCAGGCATATGCCACTTTCTATCTATGGAGGTCTTTATATGATGAAACGCTATAA
- the panD gene encoding aspartate 1-decarboxylase, translating to MLRMMMNSKIHRATVTQADLNYVGSITIDEDILDAVGMLPNEKVHVVNNNNGARFETYIIAGERGSGVICVNGAAARLVQRGDIVIIISYVYVDHKEAKEHKPTVAIMGEGNSIKEMITHEPEATVM from the coding sequence ATGTTAAGAATGATGATGAACAGTAAAATCCACCGTGCAACAGTGACACAAGCAGATTTAAATTATGTTGGATCTATTACAATTGATGAGGATATTTTAGATGCAGTAGGTATGCTCCCAAATGAAAAAGTGCATGTTGTCAATAATAACAATGGGGCACGCTTTGAAACGTATATTATTGCAGGAGAGCGTGGATCGGGCGTTATTTGTGTCAATGGAGCAGCAGCACGTCTAGTACAGCGTGGAGATATTGTCATTATTATTTCTTATGTGTATGTAGATCATAAAGAGGCCAAAGAGCATAAGCCAACTGTGGCAATTATGGGTGAGGGTAATTCGATTAAAGAAATGATTACGCATGAGCCAGAGGCAACAGTGATGTAA
- a CDS encoding adenosine deaminase codes for MGTKINLSFDEKWEKIIACDQTYDGLFYTAVKTTKIYCRPSCKSRKPKKINVEFYDEIQMIENAGFRACKRCQPEIEHSPHAQLIKEVTSYLINEYKQRLTLQDIANHIGISPFHLERLFKQETGETPRSYLEKIRIDKATYLLKNSCYSNLEICYEAGFQSSSNFYKVFRHVKHCSPSEYREKELRE; via the coding sequence GTGGGCACGAAAATTAACCTTTCATTTGATGAAAAGTGGGAAAAAATTATAGCTTGTGATCAAACATATGACGGTCTTTTTTATACGGCTGTCAAAACCACTAAAATTTATTGTCGTCCCTCGTGTAAATCGAGAAAGCCCAAAAAAATAAATGTAGAATTTTACGATGAAATACAAATGATTGAGAATGCTGGTTTTCGTGCATGTAAAAGATGCCAGCCTGAGATAGAGCATTCCCCCCATGCCCAGCTCATTAAAGAGGTAACATCCTACTTAATCAATGAGTATAAACAAAGACTAACCTTGCAGGATATTGCGAATCATATTGGGATTAGTCCATTTCATCTAGAGCGACTATTTAAACAAGAAACTGGTGAAACACCTCGAAGTTATTTAGAAAAAATCCGAATAGATAAGGCAACATATCTTTTAAAAAACTCATGCTATTCTAATCTTGAAATTTGCTATGAAGCGGGCTTTCAAAGTTCCTCTAACTTCTATAAAGTGTTTCGTCATGTTAAACATTGCTCTCCTAGTGAATATCGTGAAAAGGAGCTAAGAGAATGA
- a CDS encoding carboxyphosphonoenolpyruvate phosphonomutase, with the protein MSKIQEFHQLHADKELLLIGNAWDLLSALLLEEAGFKAIGTTSWGIANSLGYADGELIDFDRHLSIIKTMADNLKIPVSADIEAGYGSDQKTVLENVLRTADVGVAGINIEDSLKKQKGLRNVKEHCHLLEAMRMMLDNRGYNNFFINARTDTYFQMHKLFNETMQRAKSYVESGASGIFIPGLSNEEEIKEITSNTNAPINLLSLPGLTDCHKLKALGVKRFSFSNALSDKLIAYLKMNASRLLEEQNTACLYEKLT; encoded by the coding sequence ATGTCAAAAATTCAGGAATTCCATCAACTACATGCAGATAAGGAGCTTTTATTAATAGGAAATGCCTGGGATTTATTATCTGCATTACTATTAGAAGAAGCAGGGTTCAAAGCGATTGGTACAACAAGCTGGGGCATTGCAAATTCATTGGGGTATGCAGATGGTGAGTTAATTGATTTTGATCGCCACTTGTCTATTATTAAAACCATGGCAGACAATTTGAAAATACCTGTATCTGCAGATATTGAGGCAGGCTATGGTAGTGATCAGAAAACCGTTTTAGAAAATGTTTTAAGAACAGCAGATGTCGGTGTTGCGGGTATCAACATTGAAGATTCATTAAAAAAGCAAAAAGGATTACGAAATGTAAAGGAGCACTGTCACCTACTGGAAGCAATGAGAATGATGTTAGATAATCGAGGTTATAACAATTTCTTTATTAATGCTAGAACAGATACGTATTTTCAGATGCACAAGTTATTCAATGAAACGATGCAAAGAGCTAAGTCCTATGTGGAGAGTGGAGCGAGTGGTATATTTATTCCGGGATTATCCAATGAAGAGGAAATAAAGGAGATAACTTCTAATACAAATGCCCCTATTAATCTACTCTCTTTACCAGGACTAACGGATTGTCATAAACTGAAAGCATTAGGGGTTAAACGATTTAGCTTCAGCAATGCGTTATCAGATAAACTAATCGCCTATTTGAAAATGAATGCTTCCCGATTACTAGAGGAACAAAATACAGCATGTTTATATGAAAAATTAACATAA
- a CDS encoding IS200/IS605 family transposase — protein sequence MDNKSLAHTTWNCKYHIVFAPKYRRQIIYGQIKADVGRILRQLCERKGVEIIEATACPDHIHMLVSIPPKLSVSSFVGYLKGKSSLMIFDRHANLKYKYGNRKFWCRGYYVDTVGRNRKIIQEYIKNQLQEDILEDQMSMKEFIDPFTGEEIKAKKRK from the coding sequence ATGGATAATAAAAGTTTAGCACACACAACATGGAATTGTAAGTATCACATCGTCTTTGCACCAAAATATAGAAGGCAGATTATTTATGGACAAATTAAAGCAGATGTAGGTAGAATTCTTCGTCAGTTATGTGAAAGAAAAGGAGTAGAAATTATTGAAGCAACTGCCTGCCCTGATCATATTCATATGTTGGTAAGTATTCCACCAAAATTAAGTGTTTCATCGTTTGTGGGTTATTTGAAAGGAAAAAGTAGTTTAATGATATTCGATCGACATGCGAACCTGAAATATAAATATGGAAACAGGAAGTTTTGGTGTCGCGGATATTATGTAGATACAGTAGGAAGAAACAGAAAAATCATTCAGGAATATATAAAAAATCAATTGCAAGAGGATATTCTTGAGGATCAAATGAGCATGAAAGAATTTATTGATCCATTTACAGGAGAAGAAATAAAAGCAAAGAAGCGAAAATAA
- a CDS encoding IS5/IS1182 family transposase yields MFKDYNMNQVVLPLDLEIKLQENDIAYAINDLVESIPNEALDLFLRSTGCPAYHPRMMLKIILCAYTQSVFSGRKIEDLVKDSVRMMWLAQGYEPSYRTINRFRVHPAVKELLRQCFVQFRCQLVQEKLIENEAIFIDGTKIEANANKFTFVWKKSIEKYHNGLIEKSNQLYDELLEKEIIPEIERENEKELALEDLAQMVEKVDEAIAEYDRKIEDSSDVAERKALRTERKFPKKARKQLIDYIERKLKYQRDFEIFDERNSYSKTDPDATFMRMKDDYMKNGQLKAGYNIQVATEGQYALAYSIFPNPADTRTLIPFLDEIEQHYFKLPKHIVADAGYGSEQNYDDILSNRKREALITYTMYVKEQKKTYKQNEFNTANWDYDKENDRYTCPNQQHLVFKYRTTKTDKYDFTREFKVYECEDCSGCPLRSLCTKAKEGNNRKLMVNEKWEQQKEYVRAKLSEEKTSTLYRQRKIDVEPVFGFLKANLRFTRFSVRGKSKVENEMGLALMAVNLRKFTAIS; encoded by the coding sequence ATGTTTAAAGATTATAACATGAATCAAGTTGTTTTACCGTTAGATTTAGAAATAAAACTTCAAGAAAATGATATCGCCTACGCCATCAATGATTTAGTGGAAAGTATTCCAAATGAAGCGTTGGATTTATTTCTTAGAAGCACGGGTTGTCCCGCTTATCATCCACGAATGATGTTAAAAATTATTCTGTGTGCTTACACCCAATCGGTTTTCTCTGGAAGAAAAATTGAAGATCTCGTAAAAGACAGTGTTCGAATGATGTGGTTAGCTCAAGGTTATGAACCGAGCTATCGAACAATTAATCGTTTTCGTGTTCATCCAGCGGTAAAGGAATTATTACGCCAATGTTTTGTCCAATTTCGTTGTCAGCTTGTGCAAGAAAAGCTGATTGAGAATGAAGCTATTTTTATCGACGGAACTAAGATTGAAGCGAATGCCAACAAATTTACATTCGTGTGGAAAAAGTCGATTGAGAAATATCATAACGGACTAATTGAAAAGTCAAACCAGCTATACGATGAACTACTTGAAAAAGAAATCATCCCAGAAATTGAACGGGAAAATGAAAAGGAATTAGCATTGGAAGACCTCGCTCAAATGGTCGAAAAAGTAGATGAAGCGATCGCTGAATATGATCGAAAAATTGAGGACTCATCAGATGTAGCAGAGCGAAAGGCTTTAAGAACGGAACGGAAATTCCCAAAGAAAGCCCGCAAACAATTAATCGACTATATTGAACGCAAACTAAAATACCAAAGAGACTTCGAAATCTTTGACGAACGAAATAGTTATTCGAAAACAGACCCAGATGCGACATTTATGCGTATGAAAGATGACTATATGAAAAATGGTCAATTGAAGGCAGGTTATAACATACAAGTGGCAACAGAAGGTCAGTATGCGCTTGCCTACAGCATTTTTCCAAACCCAGCGGATACACGTACATTAATCCCATTTTTAGATGAAATCGAACAACATTATTTTAAGCTACCAAAACACATCGTCGCAGATGCCGGATATGGCAGTGAACAAAATTATGATGATATCCTTTCGAATCGTAAGCGAGAAGCTTTAATCACGTACACCATGTATGTAAAAGAACAGAAGAAAACGTATAAGCAAAACGAATTCAATACAGCGAACTGGGATTATGATAAAGAAAATGATCGATACACATGCCCAAACCAACAACATCTTGTATTTAAATATCGTACCACGAAAACGGATAAGTATGATTTCACGCGTGAGTTTAAGGTATATGAATGTGAAGACTGTTCCGGATGCCCCCTCCGTTCATTATGTACAAAAGCAAAAGAAGGAAATAATCGTAAGTTAATGGTGAATGAGAAGTGGGAACAACAAAAAGAATATGTGAGAGCAAAGCTTTCAGAAGAAAAAACGAGTACCCTTTATCGTCAACGCAAAATTGACGTGGAACCAGTTTTTGGATTCTTGAAGGCTAATTTGCGTTTCACTCGATTTTCTGTACGAGGAAAATCGAAGGTGGAAAACGAGATGGGCCTCGCATTAATGGCCGTGAATTTAAGAAAATTCACAGCCATTAGCTAA
- a CDS encoding GGDEF domain-containing protein, whose protein sequence is MVKNSLIFYFLITLLFLPISTGHAVEQTDRIILGQHYDIFRDTTNKATIADLVSGTYDNSFIASHQDYLFFWHTKDTIWLKLSIQELITDKEDYWIEITDKLDNIELFLVKEDGSYHVQKRGISNIDERNIQYRSNIFHINDPSLKEIYLKLDGVMPLSVISYLYTTDSFINSVIDYKHLTGTFYGFLSALLIYNLFLYFSLKEKAYLYYVLYMFSFILYQATLNSLDIELVGQLVPSWILIKSLVISGNLLFLFMLLFCLEFLELKKYLPRFHMVGKLLLGITFLSLIAVFIIPDVSIVNNFTTTFAVVVFVFLWICGLFVLLKGQKMARFYMIGWTVLLGSVIVQALAFLNMIPFHPRIFEDIPAIGAMFESIFLSLALVDKINIIKKEHQGMQQILNETLEQKVQERTQELEKAKLELEHLANTDRLTQIPNRVRLDYVLEEAFEHAQQQDIPLSIILLDIDYFKAVNDGFGHQVGDMVLKEAAGLLQAIIREQDTIGRWGGEEFLVICPKTTLEQAVQLSEKLRQQLENYSFPIVKRKTSSFGVTSYLRGDSLHTLLSRCDKALYQAKERGRNCVEFLTDDPQ, encoded by the coding sequence ATGGTGAAAAATAGCTTGATATTTTATTTTTTAATCACATTACTATTTTTGCCTATTTCGACAGGTCATGCTGTAGAGCAAACAGACCGTATTATTCTAGGTCAACATTATGATATTTTTCGTGATACTACCAATAAAGCTACCATAGCGGATCTAGTAAGTGGTACATATGACAATTCCTTTATTGCGAGTCATCAGGACTATTTATTTTTTTGGCATACAAAGGATACGATTTGGTTAAAACTATCAATTCAAGAATTAATAACGGATAAAGAAGATTACTGGATTGAGATAACTGATAAGCTGGATAATATTGAGCTTTTCCTAGTAAAAGAAGACGGTTCCTATCATGTTCAAAAGAGAGGAATATCCAATATTGACGAACGAAACATTCAATATCGCTCCAATATATTTCATATCAATGATCCATCTTTAAAAGAAATTTATCTAAAATTAGATGGGGTTATGCCATTAAGCGTAATCTCATATCTGTATACAACGGATAGCTTTATTAATAGTGTTATTGACTATAAACATTTAACAGGAACCTTTTATGGCTTTCTATCTGCACTCTTAATTTATAATCTATTTTTATACTTTTCATTAAAGGAGAAAGCTTATTTATATTATGTTTTATATATGTTTAGCTTTATTCTTTATCAAGCAACATTGAATTCTTTAGATATTGAATTAGTAGGGCAATTAGTACCTTCCTGGATTTTAATCAAATCCTTAGTCATTAGCGGTAATCTATTATTTTTGTTTATGCTGCTATTTTGCTTAGAATTTCTTGAATTAAAAAAATATTTACCAAGATTCCACATGGTAGGAAAGCTTCTTTTAGGAATAACTTTCCTTTCATTAATAGCTGTGTTTATTATTCCTGATGTTTCGATTGTTAATAATTTTACAACAACTTTTGCGGTAGTCGTCTTTGTATTTCTATGGATATGTGGTTTATTTGTATTGTTAAAAGGTCAAAAAATGGCTAGATTTTATATGATAGGTTGGACTGTTTTGCTCGGCTCCGTCATAGTTCAGGCATTAGCCTTTTTAAATATGATTCCTTTCCATCCACGAATTTTTGAGGATATTCCTGCTATTGGTGCCATGTTTGAATCCATATTTTTATCATTAGCATTGGTTGATAAAATCAATATTATTAAAAAAGAGCATCAAGGAATGCAGCAGATACTGAATGAAACTCTTGAACAAAAGGTACAAGAACGAACCCAAGAACTAGAAAAGGCAAAGTTGGAGCTTGAACACTTAGCAAACACAGACCGACTTACCCAAATTCCAAATCGAGTACGGTTAGATTATGTTTTAGAAGAAGCATTTGAACATGCGCAGCAGCAAGACATACCGTTATCCATCATTCTTCTAGATATTGATTATTTTAAAGCGGTAAATGATGGATTCGGTCATCAAGTAGGTGACATGGTATTAAAAGAAGCTGCTGGACTTCTTCAAGCCATCATCCGCGAACAAGATACCATTGGAAGATGGGGAGGCGAGGAATTTTTAGTGATTTGCCCCAAAACAACTCTTGAACAGGCAGTGCAGCTTTCAGAAAAACTTCGTCAGCAATTAGAAAATTATTCATTCCCTATCGTTAAACGAAAGACTAGTAGCTTTGGGGTAACTAGCTATCTTAGGGGAGATTCACTTCATACCTTATTATCAAGATGTGATAAAGCATTATATCAAGCAAAGGAACGTGGTAGAAACTGTGTTGAATTTTTAACAGATGATCCCCAGTAG
- a CDS encoding pantoate--beta-alanine ligase encodes MKVVTTIQALTAEIQSMKRDQQSIGLVPTMGYLHEGHLTLAKTARAENDVVIMSIFVNPTQFGPNEDFASYPRDLPRDTELAASAGVDIVFAPSVEEMYPYDGGIRIHAGEQATILCGASRPGHFDGVLQVVSKLFHLVQPTKAYFGQKDAQQVAIIATMVRDFNFPLEMRVVPIVREEDGLAKSSRNVYLNEAERLEAPAIYEALQLARDSFITNGDAENALMKAKAHIAAQTCGKIDYMELLAYPDLIPVTADTEQVLLAAAVYIGSTRLIDNCIFNVKEGL; translated from the coding sequence ATGAAAGTAGTCACAACAATACAAGCACTAACGGCTGAAATCCAGTCAATGAAGCGAGATCAGCAATCCATTGGCCTAGTTCCAACGATGGGTTATTTACATGAGGGGCATTTAACACTTGCAAAGACAGCTCGTGCTGAAAATGATGTAGTTATAATGAGTATATTTGTTAACCCAACACAGTTTGGACCAAACGAAGACTTTGCAAGCTATCCACGAGACCTGCCGAGAGATACTGAATTGGCAGCTTCAGCAGGGGTAGATATCGTTTTTGCACCAAGTGTTGAGGAAATGTATCCTTATGATGGTGGCATTCGTATACATGCGGGTGAACAAGCAACCATTCTTTGTGGCGCGAGTCGCCCTGGCCACTTTGATGGCGTTTTACAGGTCGTGTCGAAATTATTTCACCTAGTACAACCAACAAAAGCATATTTTGGTCAGAAGGATGCCCAACAAGTTGCTATAATTGCTACCATGGTACGTGATTTTAACTTTCCGTTAGAAATGCGAGTCGTTCCAATTGTACGTGAGGAGGATGGCTTAGCAAAATCCTCACGTAATGTCTATTTAAATGAAGCAGAGCGTTTGGAGGCACCTGCCATTTATGAAGCACTTCAGCTAGCTCGCGATAGCTTCATAACAAATGGAGATGCGGAGAACGCTCTTATGAAGGCAAAAGCACATATTGCTGCACAGACATGTGGCAAGATAGATTATATGGAGCTATTAGCGTATCCAGATTTAATACCAGTCACTGCTGACACTGAGCAAGTATTATTGGCTGCGGCCGTTTATATTGGTAGCACTCGTTTAATTGATAATTGTATCTTTAATGTGAAAGAGGGATTATAA